A DNA window from Loxodonta africana isolate mLoxAfr1 chromosome 7, mLoxAfr1.hap2, whole genome shotgun sequence contains the following coding sequences:
- the LOC135231922 gene encoding olfactory receptor 9G19-like: protein MERDNHTMTEFILLGFTTDPVMQLILFVVFIGVYSVTLVGNTTLITLICNDSRLHTPMYFFIGNLSFLDLWYSSVYTPKILKTCISKDRSISFAGCVAQFLFAAALGYSECYPLATRAYDRYVAISKPLLYSQAMSIKLCTFLVIASYLGGFINSSVITKRTFAWNFCGDNIIDDFFCDLLPLVKLACGREDGYQTLLYFLMASNVIIPIVLILASYLFIITTILRIRSTQGRLKAFSTCSSHLISITLYYGSIIYIYCCPQSSYSVDRDKIVSTFYTVVSPMLNPMIYSLRNKDVKEALNKLFR from the coding sequence ATGGAGAGGGACAATCACACTATGACTGAGTTCATCCTACTGGGCTTCACAACAGACCCTGTAATGCAGTTGATCCTATTTGTGGTATTCATTGGTGTATACTCTGTGACCTTGGTAGGAAATACCACGCTCATAACATTGATCTGTAATGACTCCCggctccacacacccatgtattttttcattggaaatttgtcattcctggatcTCTGGTATTCCTCTGTCTACACCCCAAAGATCCTAAAGACCTGCATCTCCAAGGACAGAAGCATCTCCTTTGCTGGCTGTGTAGCTCAATTCTTATTTGCTGCTGCGTTGGGATATAGTGAGTGTTACCCGTTGGCCACCAGggcttatgaccgctatgtggccatctcaAAACCACTGCTTTATTCTCAGGCAATGTCCATAAAGCTGTGCACATTTTTAGTAATAGCCTCATATCTTGGTGGATTTATTAACTCTTCTGTCATCACCAAAAGAACTTTTGCCTGGAACTTCTGTGGTGACAATATCATTGATGACTTTTTCTGTGATTTACTTCCCTTGGTGAAGCTGGCTTGTGGCAGAGAAGATGGCTACCAGACTCTACTGTATTTTCTCATGGCCTCCAATGTCATCATCCCCATTGTGCTCATACTCGCCTCCTACCTCTTTATCATTACCACCATTTTGAGGATCCGCTCCACCCAGGGCCGCCTCAAAGCCTTCTCTACGTGCTCCTCCCACTTGATTTCTATCACCTTATACTATGGCTCCATTATCTACATCTACTGTTGCCCTCAATCTAGCTATTCTGTGGATAGGGACAAAATAGTTTCCACCTTTTACACTGTGGTCTCCCCCATGTTGAATCCTatgatctacagcctgaggaataaggatgtgaaAGAGGCTCTGAATAAACTCTTTAGATAA